taaaattaatataacacaTTAAATTTGTAcaacaaatattcttattttttagtttcttatattaaaattacgatttcCCTCGATTGTAAAAACAATTACATTTGGTAAATATGAGAAAACACATgtgtgtaatataaaaaaatttaaagtatatgGTGGTTTAGAACCAGAAAACATGATGGAACTTTTAGAGAAGTACGTGTTAAATTTGCAATGAtaagaaatgtttatatatatgcatttatatataaataaataaatatatatatattgatatgatatattgatatgCTTTTTAgtggattaaaaaatgattcagtACCAGAAACTTTTGATCTGAAGCATATATTAGGAAAtgaggaaaattattttccagttagatatataaagattGTTCCATTACAATCCTGGGGCcctagttttaatttttctatttggcATGTGCGATTAACTGGCACTGATGATGTTAAAATTGTAAAGCCTAGTGTAGAATGGCTTAATGCggtaaatatagaataatatattcaaataatatattttttatatttttgtacatttttgtatgttataatatatatataaatatatatataaatgaaatatatatatatatatatatatatatgtaatatgtataataaatatatatataaattacagtaTCGCCAAAAAGAAGTAATAAGACTGTGTATGAAACACTTTAGAAAACTTGAACAAACAGAAATTGTAGATACTTTGCAAAGAGTGACTGGTGTTCCACTTGAGGATCCTAGATTGACTGGATTATATGACTTATTAGTTACAAAAGGTGATCATTTGCAAGCTGAATGTTTTATAAGTAATGCAGTAATGTgtgagtatttttttttcttatctcttttttatctcATAATTCTAATACAGTCTCAGAAAGTATATGATTTACAATACAGTGGGTCTCCTGAATGACTATATCAATGCTCAAACTTATAGAGCAGTTTGGACTAAGTTATCATTCACTGAGGGTAAACCAGGAATGAGAGGAGGTCATCAAATGGTTCTTGATCCAAGTGCAGaacttctttatctttttggGGGATGGGATGGAAATCAAGATCTTTCAGATTTGTGGGTGTATAACATAGCTTCTAACAAGTGGACCATTATATGTAAAGATACAGAAGCTGTggtaagatttaaaaaaaaaaagtgtatttTTTGGTAGAGAATTCAAATACTAAATTATAGGGTGGTCCAAGCGCGAGATCTTGCCACAAAATGTGCCTTGATCCAGAACGTAGGCAACTTTTTACTCTTGGTAAATACTTAGATGCAGAATACAGAACGCCGGAAAATTTAAAGAGTGATTTTTTTGTCTATGATATTGAATCAAACAAATGGACACAAATATCAGAAGATACGGGTGCAGTAGGAGGAcctcaattaatttttgatcatcAAATGTCCATGGATGTTGAAAAACggacaatttatatatttggtgGTCGTGTACTTGTTTCCCCAACAAAGTAAGTAGattaatgcaataattattaattgttattttaacatatgtaTCTAATTTATAGTTCCGAAGAACACGGTATGGTATCAAGTTCAACTGAACCAATTTTTTCCGGATTATATTCTTATCATGTACCAACTGGTACATGGAATAGGCTTGCCTGTGACATTGCAAGACCATGTCCTACTAATGCACCAACTATTAGATCTCGAGCTGGTCATTCTATGTTATTCCAtcctgtatgtatatattttattatacaatatatgttatgaatatatgaatataatacaatttgaaaattttacttttttaaagagattGCGGAAGCTATATATTTTCGCGGGTCAAAGAGGCAAAGAAGATCTTAGCGATTTTTTCACATATGAGGTCGATACAAATCATAtcgaacatatttttaatgattttggtGCTAAAGATTCAAATCATGTTCCGGCAGCTGGATTTACACAAAGAGCTACAATTGATCCTGAATTAGgagaaatatatgttttatcggtttgtataataataatttactttaaaattaattcttaatattattcttggtataaatttctttcaattattatttatttagggTTTAAGTAAAGACAAGGGTAAAAGATTTGATAGcgttcaaaattctttttgggtatatagtattaaaaacaataaatggtCTTGTATTTATCGAAATGATAATGTCGGAGAGAAATATTGGAGTAAAATGCAAGATTACGAACCATGTCCACGATATGCGCATCAATTAGTTTATGATCATGTAAAAAaggtttgttttatattatatactattataacgAATTTTTTGCTTCGTGCACCATAATGATAATGacgttacataatatattattaggtccattttttatttggaGGAAACCCTGGGAGATCCTGTCTTCCTAACTTACGACTCGATGATTTCtggcaattaaaattatgcagACCGTCTcatgaacaaattttaaaaaaatgcaaattactTATTAGAAAACACAAATTTAAAGAACTAGCTTTGAACAATAGTGTCGAAGCGCTTGAATATTTACAGACCGAAGTATCGGAAATTATTGATCATAATGATGCGGAACAAACGAAAGAGGTAGTAGCATCTTTTTAATCAGTAACAAATGATTCATGAGTACTCCTTGCCAATGTTGCTTTTTCAAATGTATACATTTCTTCATTACAGTTTCAATTGTTAACATCCCTTCTATTCAGAGAACAAAACTTGTTAGGAGAAGCCACAAATTCAAATAGTTCAGACGCCGTATTAGGAAATTTAGTTAACATGGATACATCGTTATGTTATTCGACTACTCGCGATATTCATACTTTGAGAACTGAATTATACGATAAACTAACAGAATTTTTTCCCGAATCATCGACCCAACCCCGTGCTAATTTGATTGATCTTTTACCATTGTGatctaacaataattaaaatctaactaaaaatattttgaaatgtaaaGCAAACAAATTCCTTTCGTTATCTTGTAAAGACATTtcctattattatatcaaaacaatttttatcttcaaaaagaaacgttatttttataacgtaattctttgtattttaaaaagagaaaaatattctcagaTAGACGTGCaatctctccttctctttacacaatctaattttttgcataaagaatgaattaaaaagagaaagatatattcatcatgatatatttaagaaagcgATTATCGAGACAAAGGTGTTTAGCCTGTctgtttccttcttctttttctattgagttttcgtttattttggaCAATTCTAGCCGTTTTTACTACATTTCTAGATTTCTtaaattcatttgtaaattttattttataaaatctgattagtatttataattgCTAAGCTCTGATTgctaatttgataaatattataattgctcACTCTAATAACGTTACGTTGTTCAAACCTATTTCAACTACCAACGAATTGGAGTTActgtgttataatatatagtaacgtttgtctataaataattatcgttcTTAAAGCAATTAAAGAAtgactatttttaaaagttcttttttatccattgtatatatatatatcgaagggatgctttgcaaatttttatgaaacgaAAACTCGTTAAATGTTGTAATGTTAATGAGAAATTGCAACATAAGTGCAACAGATAGgcaatgcattaaaaaatgtatatt
The sequence above is drawn from the Apis cerana isolate GH-2021 linkage group LG11, AcerK_1.0, whole genome shotgun sequence genome and encodes:
- the LOC107998645 gene encoding muskelin; translation: MAHTFSVKSLCHLCNMASNENSNFQKVLEFKIYKCSSFSSSYVPENILVDKPSDQTSRWSSDIDTYPQFLILKLRFPSIVKTITFGKYEKTHVCNIKKFKVYGGLEPENMMELLENGLKNDSVPETFDLKHILGNEENYFPVRYIKIVPLQSWGPSFNFSIWHVRLTGTDDVKIVKPSVEWLNAYRQKEVIRLCMKHFRKLEQTEIVDTLQRVTGVPLEDPRLTGLYDLLVTKGDHLQAECFISNAVMLGLLNDYINAQTYRAVWTKLSFTEGKPGMRGGHQMVLDPSAELLYLFGGWDGNQDLSDLWVYNIASNKWTIICKDTEAVGGPSARSCHKMCLDPERRQLFTLGKYLDAEYRTPENLKSDFFVYDIESNKWTQISEDTGAVGGPQLIFDHQMSMDVEKRTIYIFGGRVLVSPTNSEEHGMVSSSTEPIFSGLYSYHVPTGTWNRLACDIARPCPTNAPTIRSRAGHSMLFHPRLRKLYIFAGQRGKEDLSDFFTYEVDTNHIEHIFNDFGAKDSNHVPAAGFTQRATIDPELGEIYVLSGLSKDKGKRFDSVQNSFWVYSIKNNKWSCIYRNDNVGEKYWSKMQDYEPCPRYAHQLVYDHVKKVHFLFGGNPGRSCLPNLRLDDFWQLKLCRPSHEQILKKCKLLIRKHKFKELALNNSVEALEYLQTEVSEIIDHNDAEQTKEFQLLTSLLFREQNLLGEATNSNSSDAVLGNLVNMDTSLCYSTTRDIHTLRTELYDKLTEFFPESSTQPRANLIDLLPL